Proteins found in one Colletes latitarsis isolate SP2378_abdomen chromosome 8, iyColLati1, whole genome shotgun sequence genomic segment:
- the LOC143345085 gene encoding proton-coupled amino acid transporter-like protein acs isoform X1 has protein sequence MSMINDDIIAARDSLIEFPTFGSSGTFAKILKLHCYTVGLDANKWIESTKSNQNGYESGRNKGNVYVLELEDKKKSVQEYDEDYNPYDHRVVEHPTTSSETLLHLLKGSLGTGILAMPRAFHNSGYAVGIVATIIIGLLCTYCIRILVTSQYELSKRKRVPSLTYPATAEAALMVGPAPFRCFAKASVHAINLFLMIYQLGSCCVYTVFIATNLQMALDSYLPKIDLRLYMLAILLPLILVNWIRNLKFLAPCSTIANGITFASFGIILYYIFRDPLSFEDRQPIGHVQDFPLYFGTVLFALEAIGVIMPLENEMKKPKNFIKSFGVLNIGMGTIVVLYTAIGFFGYIRYGSSIQGSITFSLNDPMLLAKSVQILLAVAIFFTHPIQCYVAIDIVWNEYVAPKMEKNSHKLLWEYVVRTVLVLLTFLLAIAIPELELFISLFGALCLSGLGLAFPAIIQTCTFWSVYTRSERMWMVAKNMSLVLFGLLGLVIGTYTSLRDIIASFS, from the exons ATGAGTATGATAAATGACGATATTATTGCTGCAAGAGATTCTTTAATCGAATTCCCGACTTTTGGTAGTTCCGGAACGTTTGCAAAAATACTCAAATTACATTGTTATACG GTTGGTCTGGACGCCAATAAGTGGATCGAGTCGACGAAAAGTAATCAAAATGG CTACGAGTCAGGACGCAACAAAGGCAACGTCTATGTCCTGGAGCTCGAGGATAAGAAGAAGAGCGTGCAAGAGTACGATGAGGACTATAATCCTTATGATCACAGAGTGGTCGAACATCCAACGAC GAGCTCCGAGACGTTGCTCCATTTGTTGAAAGGCAGTCTGGGTACCGGGATCCTCGCGATGCCGAGGGCCTTCCATAATTCGGGCTACGCCGTTGGCATAGTGGCGACGATCATCATAGGTCTGCTTTGCACATACTGCATTCGAATTCTCGTCACCTCGCAGTACGAACTGAGCAAAAGAAAAAGGGTGCCGtcgctgacctaccccgcgacAGCGGAAGCCGCTCTGATGGTGGGCCCGGCGCCTTTCAGGTGTTTCGCGAAAGCATCCGT GCACGCGATAAACCTATTCCTGATGATATATCAGCTGGGAAGTTGCTGCGTGTACACCGTGTTCATCGCCACGAATTTGCAAATG GCGTTGGACTCGTATCTCCCAAAAATCGACCTAAGGCTGTACATGTTGGCGATCCTGTTGCCCCTGATCCTCGTGAATTGGATCAGGAACCTGAAATTCTTGGCCCCGTGCTCGACGATCGCGAACGGCATCACGTTCGCCAGTTTCGGTATAATATTGTATTATATCTTCAGGGATCCGTTGTCCTTCGAGGATCGTCAGCCTATCGGGCACGTCCAGGATTTCCCGCTTTACTTCGGCACCGTGCTTTTCGCTCTCGAGGCTATAGGCGTG ATCATGCCGCTGGAGAACGAGATGAAGAAACCGAAGAATTTCATTAAATCCTTTGGAGTGCTCAACATAGGAATGGGTACCATTGTTGTTCTATACACGGCCATAGGATTTTTCGGATACATACGTTATGGTAGCTCGATTCAGGGCAGCATCACGTTCAGTCTGAACGATCCTATGCTCCTTGCAAAGAGTGTGCAGATCCTCTTAGCCGTGGCCATCTTCTTCACCCATCCTATTCAATGCTACGTGGCCATCGACATCGTCTGGAACGAGTACGTGGCTCCGAAGATGGAGAAAAATTCGCACAAACTCTTATGGGAGTATGTCGTCAGGACCGTCCTTGTCCTTTTAACGT TTTTACTGGCCATAGCGATCCCCGAGCTGGAGCTCTTCATTTCCCTGTTCGGTGCCTTGTGTCTGTCCGGTTTGGGGCTGGCTTTCCCCGCGATCATACAAACCTGCACATTCTGGAGCGTGTATACACGCTCGGAAAGGATGTGGATGGTGGCTAAGAACATGTCGTTGGTCTTGTTTGGGCTGCTGGGTCTGGTGATAGGAACGTACACGAGTCTCCGTGACATAATAGCGAGCTTCTCGTGA
- the LOC143345085 gene encoding proton-coupled amino acid transporter-like protein acs isoform X2, translating to MSHDNLGFTSSTVGLDANKWIESTKSNQNGYESGRNKGNVYVLELEDKKKSVQEYDEDYNPYDHRVVEHPTTSSETLLHLLKGSLGTGILAMPRAFHNSGYAVGIVATIIIGLLCTYCIRILVTSQYELSKRKRVPSLTYPATAEAALMVGPAPFRCFAKASVHAINLFLMIYQLGSCCVYTVFIATNLQMALDSYLPKIDLRLYMLAILLPLILVNWIRNLKFLAPCSTIANGITFASFGIILYYIFRDPLSFEDRQPIGHVQDFPLYFGTVLFALEAIGVIMPLENEMKKPKNFIKSFGVLNIGMGTIVVLYTAIGFFGYIRYGSSIQGSITFSLNDPMLLAKSVQILLAVAIFFTHPIQCYVAIDIVWNEYVAPKMEKNSHKLLWEYVVRTVLVLLTFLLAIAIPELELFISLFGALCLSGLGLAFPAIIQTCTFWSVYTRSERMWMVAKNMSLVLFGLLGLVIGTYTSLRDIIASFS from the exons GTTGGTCTGGACGCCAATAAGTGGATCGAGTCGACGAAAAGTAATCAAAATGG CTACGAGTCAGGACGCAACAAAGGCAACGTCTATGTCCTGGAGCTCGAGGATAAGAAGAAGAGCGTGCAAGAGTACGATGAGGACTATAATCCTTATGATCACAGAGTGGTCGAACATCCAACGAC GAGCTCCGAGACGTTGCTCCATTTGTTGAAAGGCAGTCTGGGTACCGGGATCCTCGCGATGCCGAGGGCCTTCCATAATTCGGGCTACGCCGTTGGCATAGTGGCGACGATCATCATAGGTCTGCTTTGCACATACTGCATTCGAATTCTCGTCACCTCGCAGTACGAACTGAGCAAAAGAAAAAGGGTGCCGtcgctgacctaccccgcgacAGCGGAAGCCGCTCTGATGGTGGGCCCGGCGCCTTTCAGGTGTTTCGCGAAAGCATCCGT GCACGCGATAAACCTATTCCTGATGATATATCAGCTGGGAAGTTGCTGCGTGTACACCGTGTTCATCGCCACGAATTTGCAAATG GCGTTGGACTCGTATCTCCCAAAAATCGACCTAAGGCTGTACATGTTGGCGATCCTGTTGCCCCTGATCCTCGTGAATTGGATCAGGAACCTGAAATTCTTGGCCCCGTGCTCGACGATCGCGAACGGCATCACGTTCGCCAGTTTCGGTATAATATTGTATTATATCTTCAGGGATCCGTTGTCCTTCGAGGATCGTCAGCCTATCGGGCACGTCCAGGATTTCCCGCTTTACTTCGGCACCGTGCTTTTCGCTCTCGAGGCTATAGGCGTG ATCATGCCGCTGGAGAACGAGATGAAGAAACCGAAGAATTTCATTAAATCCTTTGGAGTGCTCAACATAGGAATGGGTACCATTGTTGTTCTATACACGGCCATAGGATTTTTCGGATACATACGTTATGGTAGCTCGATTCAGGGCAGCATCACGTTCAGTCTGAACGATCCTATGCTCCTTGCAAAGAGTGTGCAGATCCTCTTAGCCGTGGCCATCTTCTTCACCCATCCTATTCAATGCTACGTGGCCATCGACATCGTCTGGAACGAGTACGTGGCTCCGAAGATGGAGAAAAATTCGCACAAACTCTTATGGGAGTATGTCGTCAGGACCGTCCTTGTCCTTTTAACGT TTTTACTGGCCATAGCGATCCCCGAGCTGGAGCTCTTCATTTCCCTGTTCGGTGCCTTGTGTCTGTCCGGTTTGGGGCTGGCTTTCCCCGCGATCATACAAACCTGCACATTCTGGAGCGTGTATACACGCTCGGAAAGGATGTGGATGGTGGCTAAGAACATGTCGTTGGTCTTGTTTGGGCTGCTGGGTCTGGTGATAGGAACGTACACGAGTCTCCGTGACATAATAGCGAGCTTCTCGTGA